ttactatGTTGAGTCTTCCTCTCACTCTATTACAGACTCCAACGCTGCGCTGGGTCAGTATGAGAGGAACGCTGAGTCAGTGGAGCTTGGAAGTCGTGGCAGCGGCCTCAAAGAATCCCCGTTCTCTCTGAGCCCCATCATCATGCGCGATCTGGTTTTACCACAAAGCACAGTTGAGGATCCCCCCTTGCTGGGAAGCCTCAAACCGAGGCACCCCGCGAGGCCTGTACTCCTACGCAAGGAGAGCTATCTGTCTGCGGCAGAGCAGTCAGAGATTTCCCTCCCCTTTCTAAATGCAAGAGCCTCTACTCTAATGACTCACTCTTTGGCCCCAACCAGCAATGAGTCTATCTCTGTTCACCCTATGATCCGTCACTCTACAGACAGCGGAGGCCTTAATGTGAAGGAGGGGGCTGATCCAGAGACTGTAGCAGCATTTTTACACCTTCCAGCAAAAACTCTCGACAGCACAGATTTGGAAAGCTTGAAGAGTAAACTCGATCTGGGTAACTGCTTGGAGACGCTGTGTCTGGCCAAGAAACACGGCCAGGCCTCTGTGAAGCAAGCGGCCCTGGGAGTCATGTCAGACAACTACCTCCAGGTGCTCAGGGACCCCAACCTTTACGGGCGGCTAATGGCTGGTGAGCGGGAGCAAATCCAGAAGCAGAGAATGAGAGGGAGACGGTTTGTCATGGTGGCAGATATGGACCCTCAAGACTGGGCGAGGAACACCGGAGGGCAGACAGCAGAGACGGAGCAGAGGAGGACGTCCAGCGCAGTGTACTGTTATGATGACTACAAAGACGTCTGGCACACACTCTGCCTGATCCCACAGGAGGTCATCTCTAAAGCCTGTGCCATGTGCACAATGGATAACTACTTATTCGTGGCAGTGGGCTGCCAaggcacagacagagagatgacaCCCTCAAAGCGAGTGTTTTGCTACAATCCTTTGACATCAATTTGGAAGGAGATCAGTCCAATGAATGCAGCCAGGCCGCGCTGCAAACTGGCAGCACTGGAGGGCTACATCTACGCCATCGGAGGGGAGTGCCTCTCCTCAGTGGAGCGCTACGACCCGCGATCGGACAGATGGACATTCGTGGCTCCACTGCCTAACGATACATTCGCCGTGGCACATCACGTCACAGTGTGCAGCGGAGAGCTTTTCGTTTCCGGGGGAACTCTTAGATGTATACTTCTTCGCTACAGCCCCAAAACCAACAGCTGGAGGCCAAGTCTGTTGGTAGGCAGCAAAGACAGGACTGCAGATCTGGTAGCTGTGGGGAGATTTCTGTATCGGTTCGATGTCAACCCACTGCTGGGGGTCAGCGTGTACCGCTACCACACGGTGGCTCGGCTGTGGTACGAGTGCAGCTCCAAAAGGCTTCAACGCTGCCCCGCCTTCCAGTGTGTCACGATGGATGGCACCATCTATTGTGTCAGCCGCCAGTTCACCATGAGGTTCGAGGCTGATGAGATCTCTCCGGGTTTCAGAGATGAGAATTTGAGTGTCCTCTCTGCAGCGAAGGGCATACTTTTCCCCTTTGTCCTTTCACTCCCTGATAAGAAGCCTCGGCAGACCAGTGTGTAAAGAGGATTCGGTTTTCCATTAATGATAAGGCGGTGGTGGAGTATCCCTACAAGAGCATGCTTTACATCAAGTTTCTTGTTGACTGAGTGGGTTTCGCTTCGTTCTTGACACAGCCCCAAAAAATATCACTGCAACGTTGTAATCACTGTTATTAAGATTACCTTTTGCCACAAAGCTTCTGTTTTTTAAACTACTTATTTCTCGGATTGGGTATTGCacaaagaaatgtgtgtttACGGATGTGCTGCCATGTAAATTGTTTGCTTCTTTGATTTGCCACTCCTCCCTGCCATTAAGTTAGTTTTATATCATCCCAGATGCTTAACCTCTTTAGATAATTCATAAATAAGTCTTGGAGCAAATGAGCTCATTCAACTCTAACACATTATAGAGATTGGGCAATATAGTGATCATCTATCACTGTGTGTAGGGCACAAATATAACTTACACAGTGGCCTGGTTACAACGCAATTATCTACAGTTGCTCTTTAAGTATGACAGGGTGTAAATGGGGTTGTCATACAATATGAATGGGTGGGCTTCTAAAAGCATTCGTCACGACTTTTGAAAGACTTTCAACGCTAAGACTTGCTGTTCATTTTGTAAGTTTAGTCACTCTCATTTTGTGGCCAGaaagaagtagagctgcaacgattaatcgattagttgtcaactattaattataattgattaatcggattgagtaatttttcaagaaataaaaaaaagaaattctcagattccagcttcttaactgtgaatattttttggtttcttttctcctatacgaaagtaaactgaatatctttgagtttgaggatgtcatctcgggctttggaaa
This portion of the Sebastes fasciatus isolate fSebFas1 chromosome 1, fSebFas1.pri, whole genome shotgun sequence genome encodes:
- the klhdc7a gene encoding kelch domain-containing protein 7A, which gives rise to MPIAELLGVQFDMQLLLKLSLSVAAVLLVSWAYRFYSSREAKEIQLRVKDDKEPQNATCQNCKTTLRCQNSSKHDTDDGSERPSDADTATDDLTPDSTKEARPCHAEKSEDAFSMSYSDQNISMKGEVVTRQKQAEVATSNISFGAALNLPLPTESGMVSTTGRRSPCFLQKLEGIVGVGRELRQDLERQGAYSSFLSKAEIKVEDANVVLEGTGDQIVRGKIYDYYVESSSHSITDSNAALGQYERNAESVELGSRGSGLKESPFSLSPIIMRDLVLPQSTVEDPPLLGSLKPRHPARPVLLRKESYLSAAEQSEISLPFLNARASTLMTHSLAPTSNESISVHPMIRHSTDSGGLNVKEGADPETVAAFLHLPAKTLDSTDLESLKSKLDLGNCLETLCLAKKHGQASVKQAALGVMSDNYLQVLRDPNLYGRLMAGEREQIQKQRMRGRRFVMVADMDPQDWARNTGGQTAETEQRRTSSAVYCYDDYKDVWHTLCLIPQEVISKACAMCTMDNYLFVAVGCQGTDREMTPSKRVFCYNPLTSIWKEISPMNAARPRCKLAALEGYIYAIGGECLSSVERYDPRSDRWTFVAPLPNDTFAVAHHVTVCSGELFVSGGTLRCILLRYSPKTNSWRPSLLVGSKDRTADLVAVGRFLYRFDVNPLLGVSVYRYHTVARLWYECSSKRLQRCPAFQCVTMDGTIYCVSRQFTMRFEADEISPGFRDENLSVLSAAKGILFPFVLSLPDKKPRQTSV